The following are from one region of the Stigmatella ashevillena genome:
- a CDS encoding N,N-dimethylformamidase beta subunit family domain-containing protein — protein sequence MGQAKRWGWTMGAMLSLILGLAGCQESGLQPSPAVPEGGSDTPPLEGAPPSGHPGEGSGPGLPSQGEGEVGTPGQPPAAAHDAEAVRLENQRPGARDWRITRNANNGEIEGYPLVTTVTPGQRVPVAVNVSEPHSFRWFVYRLGYYGGLGAREVARGGALRATRQPACPVDDVTGSVNCPWSATMEIETKADWVRGAYVVKLVRDDNYQRYVPFFVRDENPRSEVVALIPTATWSAYNTWGGTSLYDDKLGVMKKKYGVSRAFQVSYDRPYSRGQGTGHLMTDELSLIQWLESQALDVSYVTHEDLDASGDSLREAKVLVMSGHDEYWTSTLRDRADQAVAEGRSLINLGANQAYWHVRLEPSKDGRPRRLITCYKGDSREPVGARSPLRTVKFRDAPLSRPENALFGVMFNSRWHQFAFPMVITSPGHWALEGTGLQKGDTLWMANGYEQDAIVQNGQTPLGVEVLADSPSLSLQGAFGFSQMVVRQQGAAWIFSSGGIDFVQVLAGTQAADPRGARIVANVLYRALGRPVPSDLVQFHPLQTPQSRGPYASRVRTVAGQAGMRGSIDGPDGMGQLGAPVAVTVMPGGGWAVADGLANSVKRVSAMGDIRTVLTGLNGPMGIAADASGNLYVADSENHCIRRISPDGTAVVFAGSVMEPGQADGTAKAARFNQPAGLAIAPGGALLVADLGNGVIRRVDLSAPGNPVTTVRADKWMYRPSAVAVGADGTLFVVETGMARVLEIRNGVVSIIAGSSPGYADGAPGSSQFLPYLGIAVLKDGSLAVADPGNYRIRRILFTAEGKPSEVTTLAGSGRFGARDGEGRAADLVLPAGLAVGEDGTLYVADAGNALLRAVMP from the coding sequence ATGGGTCAGGCGAAACGGTGGGGATGGACGATGGGGGCCATGCTGAGCCTCATCCTGGGGCTGGCGGGTTGCCAGGAGAGCGGACTCCAGCCGTCCCCCGCCGTGCCAGAGGGCGGCAGTGACACACCGCCCCTGGAAGGCGCTCCTCCCTCAGGCCATCCCGGAGAGGGGTCCGGCCCGGGTCTCCCCTCTCAAGGGGAGGGGGAAGTGGGGACCCCTGGGCAGCCTCCTGCTGCCGCGCACGATGCAGAGGCCGTTCGCCTGGAGAACCAGCGGCCAGGAGCCCGCGATTGGCGCATCACGCGAAACGCCAATAACGGAGAAATCGAGGGCTATCCGCTCGTGACGACGGTCACGCCCGGGCAGCGTGTGCCAGTGGCGGTCAACGTGTCCGAACCGCACTCGTTTCGATGGTTCGTCTACCGGCTCGGTTACTACGGCGGCCTGGGAGCGCGGGAAGTCGCCCGGGGGGGCGCTCTCCGGGCTACCCGCCAGCCCGCCTGCCCCGTGGATGACGTCACCGGCTCCGTGAACTGCCCGTGGTCTGCCACGATGGAGATCGAAACGAAGGCGGACTGGGTGCGGGGCGCCTACGTGGTGAAGCTGGTCCGGGACGATAACTACCAGCGCTACGTGCCGTTCTTCGTGAGGGACGAGAACCCACGCTCCGAGGTGGTGGCGTTGATCCCCACGGCCACGTGGTCGGCGTACAACACGTGGGGGGGAACGAGCCTCTATGACGACAAGCTCGGCGTGATGAAGAAGAAGTACGGCGTCAGCCGTGCTTTCCAGGTCTCCTACGATCGGCCCTACTCCCGGGGGCAGGGGACCGGGCACTTGATGACCGACGAGCTGAGCCTCATCCAGTGGCTGGAGTCCCAGGCGTTGGATGTGAGCTACGTCACCCACGAGGATCTCGATGCGAGCGGCGACTCCCTGCGCGAGGCGAAGGTCCTGGTGATGTCTGGGCACGACGAGTACTGGACGAGCACCCTCCGGGACCGCGCGGATCAGGCCGTGGCGGAGGGCCGCTCGCTCATCAACCTCGGAGCCAATCAGGCCTACTGGCACGTGCGCCTGGAGCCCTCGAAGGACGGCCGGCCGCGGCGCCTCATCACTTGCTACAAGGGGGACTCGCGAGAGCCGGTGGGGGCCCGGAGTCCGCTGCGCACCGTGAAGTTCCGCGACGCGCCCCTGTCCCGGCCGGAGAACGCGTTGTTCGGCGTGATGTTCAACAGCCGCTGGCACCAGTTCGCCTTCCCCATGGTCATCACGTCCCCGGGGCACTGGGCGCTGGAAGGGACGGGTCTTCAGAAGGGAGACACCCTCTGGATGGCCAACGGCTACGAGCAGGACGCGATTGTCCAGAATGGTCAGACGCCCTTGGGCGTGGAGGTTCTCGCCGACTCGCCCTCCCTGTCGCTCCAGGGCGCCTTTGGGTTCAGCCAGATGGTGGTGAGGCAGCAAGGGGCTGCGTGGATCTTCTCCTCGGGGGGCATCGACTTCGTGCAGGTGCTTGCGGGGACGCAGGCCGCGGATCCGCGGGGTGCTCGCATCGTGGCCAACGTGCTCTACCGGGCGCTGGGGCGTCCCGTGCCATCGGACCTGGTGCAGTTCCACCCGCTCCAGACCCCTCAGTCCCGGGGGCCTTATGCGAGCCGGGTCCGCACCGTGGCCGGCCAGGCGGGGATGCGCGGGAGCATCGATGGTCCGGATGGGATGGGACAGTTGGGAGCTCCAGTCGCCGTGACGGTGATGCCTGGGGGAGGGTGGGCGGTGGCCGATGGGCTCGCCAACTCGGTCAAGCGGGTCTCTGCCATGGGCGACATCCGCACGGTGCTCACCGGTCTCAACGGGCCGATGGGGATTGCGGCCGATGCCTCGGGCAACCTCTACGTGGCGGACTCCGAAAACCACTGCATTCGCCGCATCTCTCCAGATGGAACGGCGGTGGTGTTCGCCGGCTCGGTGATGGAGCCCGGCCAGGCGGATGGCACGGCCAAGGCGGCACGCTTCAATCAGCCTGCGGGGCTGGCCATCGCTCCGGGCGGCGCGTTGCTGGTGGCCGACCTGGGCAATGGCGTCATCCGCCGGGTGGATCTCTCCGCTCCAGGAAACCCGGTGACGACGGTGCGGGCGGACAAGTGGATGTACCGTCCCTCGGCGGTGGCAGTGGGGGCGGATGGCACGCTCTTCGTCGTCGAGACGGGGATGGCGCGCGTGCTGGAGATCCGCAATGGCGTTGTCTCCATCATCGCGGGCTCGTCGCCGGGCTACGCGGATGGTGCGCCCGGCTCCTCCCAGTTTCTGCCTTACCTGGGGATCGCGGTGCTGAAAGACGGCTCGTTGGCGGTCGCGGATCCGGGCAACTACCGCATCCGGCGCATCCTCTTCACGGCCGAGGGCAAGCCCTCCGAAGTGACGACGCTGGCGGGTTCGGGCCGTTTCGGCGCGCGGGATGGGGAAGGCCGGGCAGCGGACCTGGTGCTGCCCGCGGGCCTCGCGGTGGGGGAGGATGGAACGCTCTATGTGGCGGACGCTGGGAATGCGCTGCTGCGGGCCGTGATGCCTTAG
- a CDS encoding aspartate kinase — MKPIVVQKYGGSSVAGVEKLRKVAQRVKAKRDAGYQMVVVVSAMGDTTDELLTLAKQVSQDPPRRELDMLLTCGERISMALLSMALQELGVPAISFTGSQSGIITNDAHAQARIVEVRPYRILDELERGKVVIVAGYQGVSFKKEVTTLGRGGSDTTAVALAAALEAEACEIYSDVDGIFSADPRVVPDALKLESLSYDEMQELASAGAKVLNAQAVEFAKAKGIVILARTAHGPGEGTAIQELASAPDIRVKGVTAEQEMAVLAAASERVKLPELLEFLDARGVRGRALSFDGLRGREARTYIAVPLQDVHGLEVVRKDLAVRFGDTVALQEHLGTVTCVGAGINADWMHLRRALVAAEETGAHVHAVHTSPLQLSLLVDKSSLKRLTARLHREFLGV; from the coding sequence TTGAAGCCCATCGTGGTCCAGAAGTACGGCGGTTCCTCGGTTGCCGGTGTGGAGAAGCTGCGCAAGGTGGCCCAGCGGGTGAAGGCGAAGCGCGACGCGGGCTATCAGATGGTGGTGGTGGTCTCGGCCATGGGAGACACCACGGACGAACTGCTGACGCTGGCCAAGCAGGTTTCCCAGGATCCCCCCCGGCGCGAGCTGGACATGCTGCTCACCTGCGGTGAACGCATCTCCATGGCGCTGCTGTCCATGGCGCTGCAAGAGCTGGGCGTTCCCGCCATCAGCTTCACAGGCAGCCAGAGCGGCATCATCACCAATGACGCGCACGCGCAGGCGCGCATCGTCGAGGTGCGTCCCTACCGCATCCTCGATGAGCTGGAGCGGGGCAAGGTGGTCATCGTCGCCGGTTATCAGGGCGTCTCCTTCAAGAAAGAGGTGACGACCTTGGGGCGTGGCGGCTCGGACACCACGGCGGTGGCGTTGGCCGCGGCCCTGGAGGCCGAAGCGTGTGAAATCTACTCCGACGTGGACGGCATCTTCTCGGCGGACCCCCGGGTGGTGCCGGATGCGCTCAAGCTCGAATCGCTCTCCTACGACGAGATGCAGGAGCTGGCGAGCGCGGGGGCCAAGGTGCTCAACGCCCAAGCGGTGGAATTCGCCAAGGCCAAGGGCATCGTCATTCTGGCCCGCACCGCGCATGGACCGGGAGAGGGAACCGCGATTCAAGAGCTGGCTTCAGCGCCTGACATCCGCGTCAAAGGGGTGACGGCGGAACAGGAGATGGCGGTGCTCGCGGCGGCCTCCGAACGGGTCAAACTGCCCGAGTTGCTAGAGTTCCTGGATGCGCGAGGAGTCCGGGGCAGGGCGCTGAGCTTTGATGGCCTGCGGGGACGGGAGGCACGCACCTACATCGCGGTGCCACTCCAGGACGTGCACGGCTTGGAGGTGGTGCGAAAGGACCTGGCCGTGCGCTTCGGGGACACCGTGGCGCTCCAGGAGCACCTGGGCACGGTGACGTGCGTGGGCGCAGGCATCAACGCGGATTGGATGCACCTGCGCAGGGCCCTGGTCGCCGCCGAGGAGACGGGGGCGCATGTCCACGCCGTCCACACCTCACCGCTGCAGCTCTCCTTGCTGGTGGACAAGTCTTCCCTGAAGCGCCTCACTGCCCGGTTGCACCGCGAGTTCCTCGGGGTGTGA
- a CDS encoding ABC transporter ATP-binding protein, whose translation MPMIEVQNLTKRYRDRIAIDQLTFSVNEGEILGFLGPNGAGKSTTMKILTGFLPPSEGTARVAGFDVFTHPLEVKRRIGYLPETPPLYPEMTVHGYLKFVASLKQLPGRGVKAEIDRVAGLTGLTDVMGRIIQNLSKGYKQRVGIAQALLGSPPVLILDEPTEGLDPVQRSELRALIRGLAGKHTLILSTHILPEVTMTCEKVLIIHQGKIAAYDAIQKLASVHGQPESASLEEIFIKLTAA comes from the coding sequence ATGCCGATGATCGAGGTCCAGAACCTCACCAAGCGCTACCGGGATCGAATCGCCATCGACCAGCTCACCTTCAGCGTCAACGAAGGGGAGATTCTGGGCTTCCTGGGCCCCAACGGGGCAGGCAAGTCGACGACGATGAAGATCCTCACCGGATTTCTTCCCCCTTCGGAGGGCACCGCCCGGGTGGCGGGGTTCGACGTCTTCACACACCCGCTGGAGGTGAAACGGCGCATCGGCTACCTGCCGGAGACCCCACCGCTCTACCCAGAGATGACGGTGCACGGGTATTTGAAGTTCGTGGCCTCCCTCAAGCAGTTGCCCGGGCGCGGGGTGAAGGCCGAGATCGACCGGGTGGCGGGGCTGACCGGGCTGACGGACGTGATGGGCCGCATCATCCAGAACCTCTCCAAGGGCTACAAGCAGCGCGTCGGAATCGCCCAGGCGCTGCTGGGCTCGCCCCCCGTGCTCATCCTGGACGAGCCCACCGAAGGCCTCGATCCCGTCCAGCGCTCCGAGCTGCGGGCACTCATCCGCGGGCTGGCCGGCAAGCACACCCTCATCCTCTCCACGCACATCCTTCCAGAAGTGACGATGACGTGTGAGAAGGTGCTCATCATCCACCAAGGGAAGATCGCCGCCTACGACGCGATCCAGAAGCTGGCCTCGGTGCACGGCCAGCCGGAGAGCGCCTCGTTGGAAGAGATCTTCATCAAGCTGACCGCCGCCTGA
- a CDS encoding ABC transporter permease, which produces MRTALAIARKELSIYFTTPWAYAVFTAMVAISSMFFVGLLQAFQGVHEQARQVGWSRLPPDAVVYRNLTEGVVVQLWGTVMIITLFVAPFLSMRLFAEEKRNKTFELLMTTPVRPIELVLGKYLGGLGIISATLGLTLVFPLLLSAFGSSTSGAVLEWPTVLLGYGGLLLWGATCMAVGMFISSLTESQMVAALLTFVVLLPWMMLHGLVQSVEEPLRSFISYLSFDTQLQNLLRGVLDVKSLVFFLSVILFSLLLTHRTVEAQRWA; this is translated from the coding sequence ATGCGTACCGCCTTGGCCATCGCCCGCAAGGAGCTGTCCATCTACTTCACCACCCCGTGGGCCTATGCGGTCTTCACGGCGATGGTGGCCATCTCCTCGATGTTCTTCGTCGGCCTGCTCCAGGCCTTCCAAGGCGTGCACGAGCAGGCCCGTCAGGTGGGCTGGTCCAGGCTCCCTCCGGATGCCGTCGTCTACCGCAACCTCACGGAGGGCGTGGTGGTCCAGCTCTGGGGCACGGTGATGATCATCACCCTCTTCGTGGCGCCCTTCCTCTCCATGAGGCTGTTCGCCGAGGAGAAGCGCAACAAGACCTTCGAGCTGCTGATGACCACGCCGGTGCGGCCCATCGAGCTGGTCCTGGGCAAGTACCTGGGGGGACTGGGCATCATCTCCGCCACCCTGGGGCTGACCCTCGTCTTCCCCCTGCTCCTCTCGGCTTTCGGCTCGAGCACCTCGGGCGCCGTGCTGGAGTGGCCCACGGTGCTGCTGGGCTACGGCGGGCTGCTTCTGTGGGGAGCCACCTGCATGGCGGTGGGGATGTTCATCTCCTCGTTGACCGAGAGCCAGATGGTGGCCGCGCTGCTCACCTTCGTGGTGCTGCTGCCGTGGATGATGCTGCACGGCCTGGTGCAGAGCGTGGAGGAGCCCCTGCGCTCCTTCATCAGCTACCTCTCCTTCGACACGCAGCTCCAGAACCTGCTGAGGGGCGTGCTGGACGTGAAGTCCCTGGTGTTCTTCCTCTCCGTCATCCTCTTCTCGCTGCTGCTCACCCACCGCACGGTGGAGGCGCAGCGCTGGGCTTGA
- a CDS encoding GldG family protein encodes MNKANVGKILGALGLLLLLSSPFTLFITSGSLTLTAAKAGVGLALLGIYAATNIQQFGQFASRRSSFFFAKAAAQAVVALGVLGGINYLAFKTNPTWDLTKEKLFTLAPQTRTTLAGLQDTVHAIGFLPPSHPTYDALQQLFERYQTEAPGKFDYTFRDPGRHPELAAKYQLRPGQTGVVLTRGEGANQAHTPLNAISEQDLTNALLKLNAVGSQKVYFLAGHGEWPLEAAATPEGPGASLSEFRKQLIQEGYTPAILNLAGQEEVPRDASLVIVAGARAPYTPPEEDVLRKYLAAGGRMLYFAEFKAEPRLNALLEEYGVEVDKGVVADPQFNAGNPFALLSTFYGEHELTAPLREQQLNLGFPTSRGLTLLRQGLAPGVKVEAVVLTSPFAWIESTPEADATPSDGEKSGQIPLVSASTRDTQDAQDKRFAQARVVVMGDSELLLDSNWGHEANRNLVMNALGWAAHQVEKITVRPPDREVSTLELDRGMLEKLLFVSTDLLPLSLMGLGLAIWLSRRNQ; translated from the coding sequence ATGAACAAGGCCAACGTCGGAAAGATCCTCGGTGCGCTGGGGCTGCTGCTCCTGCTCTCCAGCCCGTTCACCCTGTTCATCACCTCGGGCTCCCTGACCCTCACGGCGGCCAAGGCGGGGGTGGGGCTGGCGCTCTTGGGCATCTATGCGGCCACGAACATCCAGCAGTTCGGCCAGTTCGCCTCGCGCCGCTCCAGTTTCTTCTTCGCCAAGGCCGCCGCCCAGGCCGTGGTGGCACTGGGGGTGCTGGGAGGCATCAACTACCTGGCCTTCAAAACGAACCCGACCTGGGACCTCACGAAAGAGAAGCTCTTCACGCTCGCCCCCCAGACGCGCACCACGCTGGCCGGGCTCCAGGACACGGTGCACGCCATCGGCTTCCTGCCGCCCAGCCACCCCACCTATGACGCCCTCCAGCAGCTCTTCGAGCGTTATCAAACCGAAGCGCCTGGGAAGTTCGATTACACCTTCAGGGACCCAGGCCGGCATCCGGAGCTGGCGGCGAAGTACCAGCTCCGCCCGGGCCAGACAGGGGTGGTGCTCACACGGGGCGAGGGCGCCAACCAGGCGCACACCCCCCTCAACGCCATCTCCGAGCAGGACCTGACCAACGCCCTCCTCAAGCTCAACGCGGTGGGTTCACAAAAGGTGTACTTCCTCGCGGGGCACGGCGAGTGGCCCCTGGAGGCAGCGGCCACCCCAGAAGGCCCAGGCGCCAGCCTCTCCGAGTTCCGCAAGCAACTGATTCAAGAGGGCTACACCCCGGCGATCCTCAATCTGGCGGGCCAGGAGGAAGTGCCGAGAGACGCTTCGCTGGTCATCGTCGCGGGGGCCCGGGCGCCTTACACCCCTCCCGAGGAGGATGTGCTGCGCAAGTACCTGGCGGCGGGAGGGCGCATGCTCTACTTCGCGGAGTTCAAGGCGGAGCCCAGGCTGAACGCGCTCCTGGAAGAGTACGGCGTGGAGGTGGACAAAGGCGTGGTCGCGGACCCGCAGTTCAACGCGGGCAACCCCTTTGCGCTGCTCTCCACGTTCTACGGCGAGCATGAGCTGACCGCGCCCCTCCGGGAGCAACAGCTCAACCTCGGGTTCCCCACCAGCCGGGGGCTCACGCTGCTGCGCCAGGGACTGGCGCCCGGAGTCAAGGTGGAGGCCGTGGTGCTCACCTCCCCCTTCGCCTGGATCGAATCCACCCCCGAAGCCGATGCAACCCCCTCCGACGGAGAGAAATCCGGCCAGATCCCCCTGGTGTCCGCCAGCACGCGCGACACGCAGGATGCGCAGGACAAGCGCTTCGCACAGGCACGCGTGGTGGTGATGGGGGACTCGGAGCTCCTCCTGGACTCGAACTGGGGCCACGAGGCCAACCGCAACCTGGTGATGAACGCGCTGGGCTGGGCGGCGCACCAGGTGGAGAAGATCACCGTCCGCCCGCCAGACCGGGAGGTCTCCACGCTGGAGCTCGATCGCGGCATGCTGGAGAAGCTCCTCTTCGTGTCCACGGACCTGCTGCCCCTGTCCCTGATGGGACTCGGACTGGCCATCTGGCTGTCGAGGCGCAACCAATGA
- a CDS encoding DUF4340 domain-containing protein: MRPLPRRMGALLVLTAALAGTGLLACKKKPEDTATQHQEQIFTATPSGERSQDGGTEAPVFTNLTVQSKGTTTVLELQGATWRITAPLSARADKWTADNLIRQLQSAKFKSTVKEAPTAEDLKAYGLEPPVFSVTAQAYLPDATGGGRDEPGRQRTVTLHGGLENPFDGSLYVRREGDPRVYAADGSVRYALDKDLYALREKEFLGLEEPSLKTLSVTAKSGAYTLEKEPDKTWRFTKPSSLRADAAKIKRMLQSLREQRALAFPADSAEERSRLGLDKPLVDALFSPTTGEPVRVRISRAEAQGTAKVYALHEQGTEAILAEVPEAAATVLIPGVQELRDKTVLSFRKEDVKRLTLLVGPEAPPLTLENTASNTGPLDGWRMVSPQTGKAKTWKVASLLNLLGTLKASAMGEASPKKWASYGITSTSRGAVLLDANNRELARLSIGSEVPGQNGLVYARGSGDEVLEVEQARLAEWPSRPEDVLEGAPAAKGEDAGKESPQP, translated from the coding sequence ATGAGGCCCCTTCCCCGGCGCATGGGCGCCCTGCTTGTCCTCACGGCCGCCCTGGCAGGAACGGGCCTCCTGGCATGCAAGAAGAAGCCGGAGGACACCGCCACCCAGCACCAGGAACAGATCTTCACGGCCACCCCGTCAGGAGAGCGTTCCCAGGATGGGGGCACGGAGGCCCCTGTCTTCACGAACCTGACCGTGCAGTCCAAGGGCACCACCACGGTCCTGGAACTTCAAGGGGCCACTTGGCGCATCACGGCGCCCCTCTCGGCCCGCGCTGACAAGTGGACGGCCGATAACCTCATCCGCCAGCTCCAGTCCGCGAAGTTCAAAAGCACCGTGAAGGAAGCTCCCACCGCCGAAGACCTCAAGGCGTACGGCCTCGAGCCTCCCGTCTTCTCGGTGACAGCACAGGCCTACCTTCCGGATGCCACGGGGGGCGGCAGGGACGAGCCGGGCCGCCAGCGAACGGTGACGCTGCACGGAGGCCTCGAGAACCCTTTCGATGGCTCCCTGTACGTGCGCCGGGAAGGCGATCCACGCGTCTACGCCGCGGATGGCTCCGTGCGCTACGCGCTGGACAAGGACCTGTACGCACTGCGCGAGAAGGAGTTCCTGGGCCTGGAAGAGCCGTCGCTGAAGACCCTCTCCGTGACGGCGAAATCCGGGGCCTACACCCTCGAGAAGGAGCCCGACAAGACGTGGCGGTTCACGAAGCCGTCCTCGCTGCGTGCGGATGCGGCCAAGATCAAACGGATGCTCCAGTCGCTTCGGGAACAACGGGCGCTCGCCTTCCCCGCGGATTCCGCCGAAGAGCGCTCGCGCCTGGGGTTGGACAAGCCCCTGGTGGACGCTCTGTTCTCCCCCACGACGGGAGAGCCCGTGCGCGTGCGCATCTCACGCGCCGAGGCGCAAGGCACCGCCAAGGTGTACGCCCTGCACGAACAAGGGACGGAAGCCATCCTGGCGGAGGTGCCAGAAGCGGCGGCGACCGTGCTGATCCCCGGGGTACAGGAGCTGCGGGACAAGACGGTGCTCTCCTTCCGCAAGGAGGACGTGAAGCGCCTCACCCTCCTCGTCGGGCCAGAAGCCCCCCCGCTCACCCTGGAGAACACGGCCTCCAACACGGGACCGTTGGACGGCTGGCGAATGGTGTCTCCCCAGACCGGGAAGGCCAAGACCTGGAAGGTCGCCTCACTGCTCAACCTCCTCGGCACGCTCAAGGCCTCGGCCATGGGGGAGGCCTCTCCCAAAAAATGGGCCTCCTACGGCATCACCAGCACGTCACGGGGCGCGGTGCTCCTGGACGCAAACAACCGCGAGCTGGCCCGGCTGAGCATCGGCAGCGAAGTGCCCGGCCAGAACGGCCTGGTCTACGCGCGTGGATCCGGAGACGAGGTCCTGGAGGTGGAGCAAGCCCGGCTGGCGGAGTGGCCCTCACGCCCCGAGGACGTCCTGGAGGGTGCTCCCGCCGCGAAGGGCGAGGACGCGGGGAAAGAGTCCCCGCAGCCTTGA
- a CDS encoding metallophosphoesterase family protein: MARDPNSKIRLAAVGDLHCREDQHGRFRQFVKQVNGSADLLLLCGDLTDRGMLDEGKVLAEELSALRVPCAAVLGNHDYEHGQVKEICAELSKVGVHILDGDHFIFEKVLGVAGVKGFGGGFGNATLQAFGEGQTKSFVQEAVTESLKLEAAMSHLDTPKKVVIMHYSPIPETLEGENIEIRPFLGTSRLAMPIDHYRAEAVFHGHAHHGTREGKTRAGIPVYNVAMPLMAKHTPDQRFALMEI; the protein is encoded by the coding sequence GTGGCACGAGATCCGAACTCGAAGATACGGCTAGCAGCGGTCGGTGACCTTCACTGCCGCGAGGACCAACACGGCCGGTTCCGACAGTTCGTCAAGCAGGTCAATGGATCAGCGGACCTGCTGCTGCTGTGTGGAGACCTGACGGACAGAGGCATGTTGGACGAGGGCAAGGTGCTGGCGGAGGAGCTGTCCGCCTTGCGCGTCCCATGTGCCGCGGTGCTGGGCAACCATGACTATGAGCATGGCCAGGTGAAGGAGATCTGCGCGGAGCTGTCCAAGGTGGGGGTGCACATCCTGGATGGAGATCACTTCATCTTCGAGAAGGTGCTCGGCGTCGCCGGAGTGAAGGGGTTCGGCGGTGGGTTCGGCAATGCCACGTTGCAGGCCTTCGGTGAGGGGCAGACGAAGTCCTTCGTGCAGGAGGCCGTGACCGAATCGCTCAAGCTGGAGGCCGCGATGAGCCACCTGGATACGCCGAAGAAGGTGGTCATCATGCACTACTCGCCGATTCCGGAGACGCTCGAGGGCGAGAACATCGAGATCCGTCCCTTCCTGGGCACCAGCCGCCTGGCCATGCCCATCGATCACTACCGGGCGGAGGCGGTGTTCCATGGCCATGCGCACCATGGCACCCGGGAGGGAAAGACCCGTGCGGGGATTCCTGTCTACAACGTGGCGATGCCCCTGATGGCCAAGCACACGCCGGATCAGCGGTTCGCGCTGATGGAGATTTGA
- a CDS encoding CHRD domain-containing protein, with protein sequence MKMNRPFLTGVSALALMACGGSSEFSASLTGAAVKPAPVTTNGSGSVTVKLDGNTLEVSGRFTGLLTNVRSARIHGPADENNTAEPLCQLGAPQSTSGTLTLGSGSGSCKEFEPSGAQVSDLENGRWYVILENRNHEAGEVRGQLRKKD encoded by the coding sequence ATGAAGATGAACCGTCCTTTCCTCACGGGTGTCTCGGCGCTGGCCCTCATGGCCTGTGGAGGCAGCTCGGAGTTCTCGGCGTCCTTGACGGGCGCGGCGGTGAAACCCGCGCCCGTGACCACCAACGGCAGCGGCAGCGTGACGGTCAAGCTGGACGGCAACACGCTGGAGGTGTCCGGGAGGTTCACCGGCCTGCTCACCAACGTCCGGTCCGCCCGGATTCACGGACCCGCCGACGAGAACAACACCGCCGAGCCGCTCTGCCAGCTGGGCGCCCCCCAGTCCACCAGCGGCACCCTCACCCTGGGCTCGGGCTCTGGCTCTTGCAAGGAGTTCGAGCCGAGCGGCGCCCAAGTCTCAGATCTGGAGAATGGCCGCTGGTACGTGATCCTCGAGAACAGGAACCACGAGGCGGGGGAAGTGCGCGGCCAGCTCCGGAAGAAGGATTGA
- the rpoZ gene encoding DNA-directed RNA polymerase subunit omega, whose protein sequence is MARITVEDCLPLVDNRFALVLLGAKRARQLMAGARPIIEISKNKPPVLSLREIATGRVKFDRDVREALSGKYAGEEGAKAPAGGAPATPAV, encoded by the coding sequence ATGGCTCGCATTACCGTCGAAGACTGCCTCCCCCTCGTGGACAACCGCTTTGCCCTGGTGCTGCTCGGCGCCAAGCGCGCCCGTCAGCTCATGGCCGGTGCCCGCCCCATCATCGAGATTTCCAAGAACAAGCCGCCCGTGCTCTCGCTTCGGGAGATCGCCACCGGCCGCGTGAAGTTCGACCGCGACGTGCGCGAGGCGCTGTCCGGGAAGTACGCCGGTGAGGAGGGCGCGAAGGCCCCCGCCGGTGGCGCCCCCGCCACCCCTGCCGTCTAG
- a CDS encoding NUDIX hydrolase, with protein sequence MPREASAGGVVIRESAEGWDVAVIRPHGRSLWALPKGHVDPGETPEQTAMREVHEETGLTVTRMAPLGEIRYVYQFRGQRIFKRVHFFLFRYQAGELGALPPGPRVEVDEVRWVPLAQLVSLLGYKGEKSIAARAVKLLRAADSTPPGSPPEEKRG encoded by the coding sequence ATGCCGCGTGAGGCGTCCGCCGGAGGTGTCGTCATCCGCGAGAGTGCGGAGGGTTGGGACGTGGCCGTGATTCGTCCCCACGGGCGGAGCCTGTGGGCACTGCCCAAGGGGCACGTGGACCCGGGAGAGACGCCCGAGCAGACGGCCATGCGCGAGGTGCACGAGGAGACAGGCCTGACCGTCACGCGGATGGCGCCCCTGGGGGAGATTCGCTACGTGTACCAGTTCCGGGGACAGCGCATCTTCAAGCGCGTCCACTTCTTCCTGTTCCGCTACCAGGCGGGGGAATTGGGAGCGCTTCCGCCCGGCCCTCGTGTGGAGGTGGACGAGGTGCGCTGGGTGCCGCTGGCGCAGCTGGTGTCGCTGCTGGGCTACAAGGGGGAGAAGTCCATCGCCGCGCGCGCGGTGAAGCTGCTGCGCGCGGCGGACTCCACTCCACCGGGCTCGCCGCCAGAAGAGAAGCGCGGCTAG
- the groES gene encoding co-chaperone GroES has product MKIRPLQDRLIVKRVAEENKTKGGLFIPDTAKEKPLEGKVVAVGNGKILEDGKVRPLDIKANDTILFSKYAGTEIKIDGEEHLILREEDVLGVIEK; this is encoded by the coding sequence ATGAAGATTCGTCCCCTGCAGGATCGCCTCATCGTCAAGCGCGTTGCCGAGGAGAACAAGACCAAGGGCGGCCTGTTCATCCCCGACACCGCCAAGGAGAAGCCGCTGGAGGGCAAGGTGGTCGCCGTCGGCAACGGGAAGATCCTCGAGGACGGCAAGGTTCGTCCCCTGGACATCAAGGCCAACGACACCATCCTCTTCAGCAAGTACGCGGGCACCGAGATCAAGATCGACGGTGAGGAGCACCTCATCCTCCGTGAGGAGGATGTGCTCGGCGTGATCGAGAAGTAG